Proteins encoded in a region of the Brassica napus cultivar Da-Ae unplaced genomic scaffold, Da-Ae ScsIHWf_119;HRSCAF=207, whole genome shotgun sequence genome:
- the LOC125596349 gene encoding uncharacterized protein LOC125596349 gives MERRLSKDAKGKRNANNPLQPPRAGWIKAQAPVNNDRYNKLSLTIIGRVTKRTAQKVWSLIPIFTEMWKPHGRPMGSDLGNGCFQFQFENESDLIGVFEKRPFHYAKWMVILQRWEPTTASSFPSLIPFWIKVQGILIHLWAEDTIESLGADIEIFEKAEINDFSVKRRVQVNRLYH, from the coding sequence ATGGAAAGAAGACTTTCCAAAGAtgcaaaaggaaaaagaaacgCAAATAACCCTCTCCAACCACCTCGCGCAGGATGGATTAAAGCTCAGGCTCCTGTTAACAATGACCGCTATAACAAACTCTCACTCACAATCATCGGGAGAGTAACAAAACGTACTGCTCAAAAAGTTTGGTCGCTCATTCCCATCTTCACTGAGATGTGGAAGCCCCATGGAAGACCAATGGGCTCAGACCTAGGGAATGGATGCTTTCAATTCCAGTTTGAGAACGAATCAGACCTAATAGGTGTCTTCGAAAAAAGACCATTCCATTATGCTAAATGGATGGTTATCCTACAGAGATGGGAACCTACTACTGCTTCCTCCTTCCCATCTCTCATCCCTTTTTGGATCAAGGTTCAAGGGATCCTGATTCACCTGTGGGCAGAGGACACAATCGAGAGTCTAGGTGCTGATATTGAGATTTTTGAGAAAGCGGAAATCAATGATTTCTCAGTGAAAAGGCGTGTTCAGGTCAATCGCCTTTACCACTGA
- the LOC125596346 gene encoding uncharacterized protein LOC125596346 yields MDQYGLPVQRREMKHKGRNVVWSVGMDKCLIEALAFQAQNGNKVDRCFNENAYSAACLAVNTRFNLNLNSQKVINRLKTIKKRYRVMKDILSRDGFWWNATTKMIDCETDELWKRYIAVHPDAKAFKGKQIEMYEELRIVCGDHHQAPGRYAKVKAESNHHLNDFKHFEEGSVSFPLPSSEDNYSDTDGTESYAGGGGGGDDEYLHEEPQDLPPRNPLKQPLKRPRNSDPFQEAMLAVASSIRRLADAVEGSKSLINTEELLEAVMEIDGLEEAKQMYAFEYLNGDPVKARAFMAYNSRMRKLFLFRQFWWWK; encoded by the exons ATGGATCAATACGGGCTGCCAGTACAGAGAAGAGAGATGAAGCATAAAGGGAGAAACGTTGTATGGTCCGTTGGAATGGACAAGTGTCTGATCGAAGCCTTGGCTTTCCAGGCCCAAAACGGGAACAAAGTTGACAGATGCTTCAACGAGAACGCATACTCCGCTGCTTGTCTTGCTGTTAATACTCGTTTCAACCTTAACCTCAATAGCCAAAAAGTCATCAATCGCCTCAAGACAATCAAGAAACGGTACAGAGTCATGAAAGACATACTTAGTCGTGATGGTTTCTGGTGGAACGCTACCACCAAAATGATCGATTGCGAAACTGATGAGCTCTGGAAAAGATATATTGCA GTACACCCAGACGCGAAAGCATTCAAGGGAAAGCAAATTGAGATGTACGAGGAACTTAGAATAGTATGCGGTGACCACCATCAAGCCCCAGGTCGATATGCCAAGGTGAAAGCTGAAAGCAATCATCACCTAAACGACTTTAAACACTTTGAAGAAGGATCTGTTTCATTCCCTTTACCAAGCTCAGAAGACAATTATAGCGATACAGATGGAACAGAGTCATacgcaggaggaggaggaggaggggatgATGAGTATTTGCATGAAGAGCCTCAAGATCTCCCTCCTCGAAATCCTTTAAAGCAGCCTCTTAAACGACCTAGAAACTCAGATCCTTTCCAAGAAGCCATGTTAGCGGTTGCTTCAAGCATTCGTCGCCTAGCTGATGCAGTGGAAGGAAGCAAAAGTTTGATCAACACAGAGGAACTGCTTGAAGCAGTGATGGAGATTGATGGATTGGAAGAAGCGAAGCAGATGTATGCGTTTGAGTATCTGAATGGTGATCCGGTGAAAGCTAGAGCGTTCATGGCTTATAATAGCAGGATGAGGAAGTTGTTTTTGTTTCGACAGTTTTGGTGGTGGAAGTAA
- the LOC125596347 gene encoding homeobox protein LUMINIDEPENDENS-like: protein MDGAFKEEIEIGSSVESLMELLNSQKELFHSQIDQLQHVVVTQCKLTGVNPLAQEMAAGALSIQIGKRPRDLLNPKAVKYMQSLFAIKDSISKKESREISALFGISVAQVRDFVVTQKIKVRKQVRLSKEKVMMSSTHAIQGDGVPEQNNAVPHADPVPLNSMDPEPSSISWGETENVALMPKEEVQQEDIPPDISDSDKYFVDNIFSMLRKEETFSGQVKLMEWIMQIQDSSVLIWFLSKGGVLILTTWLSQAATEEQTSVLLLILKVLCHLPLHKASPENMSAILQSVNGLRFYRTSDISNRAKGLLSRWTKLFAKIQAMKKQNRNISQIDSQSQLLLKQSIAEIMGDKTNPEDILSLSNGRSDNGRRLKSLQGPELLLTSADDSTRKHMLGSTPSYNKERRKVQMVEQPGQKAAGRGPQTVRIGTSGRSRPMSADDIQKAKMRAQYMNSKNIKKDTLPSAIGDTRTVVPENPLAIQSVKDSPPSQKNEAKTEENTPEPSTVQFPPSQNNEAKTEDTPEPSAVQQPVTVNVPVQTVSSPAVNVPVQADEFRNRKLSTPPKSISSKVGVLLRMSPHTILKNCKRKQIEWHVPPGMVLDELWRVAAGANSKEADVQKNRNRREKETTYQSLQTIPLNPKEPWDREMDFDDSLTPEIPSQQPQEESITEQQDSLDERRTAAGAASTSSSQSGSVEPDYELLAALLKNPDLLYALTSGNPGNFAGQDMVKLLDVIKTGAPNLSSSSNKKVEENVEVSLPSPTPSTNPGMSGWGQEVTRNPFSRQTQVGAAVARMSTQLPVAASMQWQSSNGQSIPQHTPSAYNSFTLPHTERQQQPMQTRLHQSQHLQQQPISMVRESVGQMDIGTSASWRSQQSQNSYYSHQANGVGSAASYQGNEQYMSSSNPGYESWSPDHSPSRNHPNMRGQQPSRKHDPYWNQNKRWR from the exons ATGGACGGCGCGTTCAAGGAGGAGATAGAAATCGGGAGCTCGGTGGAGTCGTTAATGGAGCTGTTGAATTCGCAGAAGGAGCTTTTCCACAGCCAGATCGATCAGCTCCAACATGTCGTCGTTACGCAATGCAAACTCACCGGCGTTAACCCTCTCGCTCAGGAAATG GCTGCTGGTGCTTTGTCCATTCAAATTG gAAAGCGGCCAAGAGACTTGTTGAATCCTAAGGCTGTTAAGTATATGCAATCCCTTTTTGCAATTAAAGATTCTATTAGTAAGAAGGAATCTCGGGAGATAAGTGCTCTATTTGGCATCTCAGTCGCCcag GTTCGAGATTTTGTTGTTACTCAAAAGATAAAAGTAAGGAAACAGGTTCGGCTTTCAAAGGAGAAGGTGATGATGTCCAGTACCCATGCTATACAAGGTGATGGTGTTCCGGAACAGAATAATGCAGTACCTCATGCTGATCCCGTTCCATTGAACTCTATGGATCCGGAGCCATCTTCCATAAGTTGGGGTGAAACTGAAAACGTGGCACTTATGCCAAAGGAGGAAGTACAACAGGAGGATATTCCACCTGATATCAGTGATTCAGACAAATACTTTGTCGATAATATATTTTCGATGTTGCGCAAAGAAGAGACATTTTCAGGACAGGTGAAATTAATGGAGTGGATCATGCAGATACAAGATTCTTCTGTGCTGATCTG GTTTTTATCGAAGGGAGGGGTTTTGATACTTACAACATGGTTGAGTCAAGCTGCTACTGAAGAGCAAACAAGTGTCTTACTACTTATCCTGAAG GTTCTTTGTCATCTGCCTCTCCACAAGGCATCTCCGGAAAATATGTCAGCCATATTGCAAAGCGTCAATGGGCTTCGTTTCTATAGGACATCAG ACATATCAAACAGGGCAAAAGGTTTGTTATCAAGGTGGACAAAGTTATTTGCGAAAATACAAGCTATGAAGAAACAAAATCGTAACATCTCGCAAATTGATTCGCAGAGTCAATTGCTTCTGAAACAGAG TATCGCTGAAATCATGGGTGATAAAACCAATCCT GAAGATATTCTTAGTCTCTCAAATGGAAGGTCAGACAACGGCAG GAGATTGAAATCGTTACAGGGTCCAGAATTGTTGCTTACTTCTGCAGATGATTCCACCAGGAAACACATGCTTGGTTCTACTCCATCAT ATAACAAAGAACGCAGGAAAGTTCAGATGGTGGAGCAACCAGGCCAAAAAGCTGCTGGAAGGGGTCCTCAGACAGTTAGAATAGGAACATCAGGTAGAAGCCGCCCTATGTCTGCTGATGATATTCAGAAAGCGAAGATGCGTGCTCAATATATGAATAGCAAGAATATTAAAAAGGATACATTACCAAGTGCCATTGGTGATACGAGAACCGTTGTTCCTGAAAATCCCTTGGCTATTCAGTCAGTCAAGGATTCTCCACCTAGTCAGAAAAATGAAGCTAAGACTGAAGAAAATACACCTGAACCTTCTACTGTGCAGTTTCCACCTAGTCAGAACAATGAAGCTAAGACTGAAGACACACCTGAACCTTCTGCTGTACAGCAGCCTGTCACTGTAAATGTCCCGGTTCAGACTGTGAGTTCACCGGCTGTAAATGTTCCAGTACAAGCTGAtgaatttagaaatagaaaactTTCAACACCTCCTAAAAGTATTTCTAGTAAGGTCGGAGTTTTGTTAAGAATGAGCCCACATACTATTCTAAAGAATTGCAAGAGAAAACAGATTGAATGGCATGTACCACCAG GAATGGTACTTGACGAACTCTGGAGAGTAGCTGCTGGTGCTAATAGCAAGGAGGCTGATGTTCAGAAAAACCGAAACCGTCgagaaaaagaaacaacataTCAATCTCTGCAAACAATACCGCTGAATCCTAAAGAACCATGGGACAGGGAAATGGACTTTGATGACAGTTTGACACCTGAAATTCCTTCTCAACAGCCACAAGAAGAAAGTATAACAGAACAACAGGATTCACTTGACGAACGGAGAACTGCTGCTGGTGCTGCCTCAACCTCTTCATCTCAAAGTGGCTCCGTTGAACCTGATTATGAGTTATTAGCCGCCTTACTTAAGAACCCGGATCTTCTATACGCGCTGACTTCTGGTAATCCCGGTAATTTTGCGGGGCAAGATATGGTAAAACTGCTTGATGTGATTAAAACTGGTGCACCAAATTTAAGCAGTAGCTCAAATAAGAAGGTTGAAGAAAATGTTGAAGTTTCCCTTCCATCTCCCACTCCATCAACCAATCCTGGAATG AGCGGGTGGGGGCAAGAAGTGACTCGGAATCCATTTTCAAGGCAAACCCAAGTTGGAGCCGCAGTTGCTAGAATgagtactcagcttcctgttgCTGCGTCTATGCAATGGCAATCATCAAACGGACAATCGATCCCTCAACATACTCCATCAGCATATAACTCATTCACATTGCCTCACACAGAGAGACAGCAACAACCTATGCAAACAAGACTTCATCAGAGTCAACATCTTCAACAACAACCAATCTCGATGGTCAGGGAATCAGTAGGACAGATGGACATAGGTACATCGGCTTCATGGAGGTCCCAGCAGAGTCAGAATAGTTACTACTCACATCAAGCAAACGGGGTTGGGTCGGCTGCTTCTTACCAAGGGAATGAGCAGTACATGAGTAGTAGTAATCCAGGATATGAATCATGGAGTCCTGATCATAGCCCAAGTAGAAACCACCCTAACATGAGGGGACAACAACCATCGAGGAAACATGACCCGTACTGGAACCAAAATAAAAGATGGCGTTAA
- the LOC125596348 gene encoding transcription factor UNE12-like, with protein sequence MAHENLSDQTPSDDFFDQILGLPNFPASSAAGLSGGLGGGGGAPPMMLQLGSGEEGSGFHSQMFPLGLSLEQGKGPGVLRPEGGGGLGSGKRFSDDVLDHPSSSMKPVFPGQPMQQPAPSAPPHQPTSIRPRVRARRGQATDPHSIAERLRRERIAEWIRALQELVPTVNKTDRAAMIDEIVDYVKFLMLQVKVWSMSRLGGAGAVAPLVTDMPLPSSVEDEGSEGGRTPQAAWEKGSNDGTERQVAKLMEKNVWAAMQLLQSKTLCMMPISLAMAIYHSQPPDTSSSVVKPETNPPPP encoded by the exons ATGGCTCATGAGAACCTTTCAGACCAAACACCTTCGGATGATTTCTTCGACCAAATCCTCGGTCTTCCCAACTTCCCAGCCTCTTCAGCCGCCGGTTTATCTGGTGGGttaggcggaggaggaggagcaccGCCGATGATGCTGCAGTTGGGTTCAGGCGAGGAAGGAAGTGGGTTTCACAGTCAGATGTTTCCTTTAGGTTTGAGTCTTGAACAAGGGAAAGGACCTGGCGTTCTTAGACCTGAAGGTGGTGGTGGTCTTGGAAGTGGGAAACGATTCTCAGATGATGTTCTTgatcatccttcttcttctatgAAACCT GTATTCCCTGGGCAGCCGATGCAACAGCCAGCTCCATCGGCGCCCCCACATCAGCCTACATCCATCCGACCTAGGGTTCGAGCTAGGCGTGGTCAGGCTACCGATCCACATAGCATCGCTGAAAGG CTACGTAGGGAAAGAATAGCAGAATGGATCAGGGCGCTTCAAGAACTTGTTCCTACTGTTAACAAG ACAGATAGAGCTGCTATGATCGATGAGATTGTCGATTATGTAAAGTTTCTCATGCTCCAAGTTAag GTTTGGAGCATGAGTCGTCTTGGTGGAGCCGGTGCTGTTGCTCCACTAGTTACTGATATGCCTTTGCCATCATCAGTTGAg GATGAAGGGAGTGAGGGTGGAAGGACACCACAAGCAGCGTGGGAGAAAGGGTCTAATGATGGTACTGAACGTCAAGTGGCTAAACTGATGGAAAAAAATGTTTGGGCTGCAATGCAGCTACTTCAGTCTAAGACTCTTTGTATGATGCCAATCTCATTGGCTATGGCTATTTACCATTCTCAGCCTCCGGATACTTCATCATCAGTGGTTAAACCGGAGACGAATCCTCCTCCACCGTAG
- the LOC125596350 gene encoding MLO-like protein 1 translates to MGGHGEGVSLEFTPTWVVAGVCTIIVAISLAVERLLHHFGTVLKKKKQKPLFEALQKVKEELMLLGFISLFLTVTQGLISKICVREEVLMHMLPCSKQEAELSKHKNVTTTTTEHFQSLIPIVGTTRRLLAEHAAAEAGYCSLKDKTPLLSLEALHHLHIFIFVLAISHVTFCALTVVFGSTRIYQWKKWEDALADESFDPEAALVKKSVTHVHQHAFIKEHFLGIGKDSVFLGWTQSFFKQFYGSVTKADYVTLRLGFIMTHCKGNPKLNFHKYMMRALEDDFKHVVGISWYLWIFVVIFLLLNVNGWHTYFWIAFIPFILLLAVGTKLEHVISQLAHEVAEKHVAIEGELVVKPSDEHFWFSKPEFVLFLIHFILFQNAFEIAFFFWIWVTYGFDSCIMGQVRYIVPRLVIGVFIQVLCSYSTLPLYAIVSQMGSNYKKAIFEENVQVGLVGWAQKVKNKRASNGNEGSSNAGTTPSPPGAGAGFAGIQLSRLTRNNAGETTQNEITPAHVNNH, encoded by the exons ATGGGTGGTCATGGAGAAGGAGTGTCTCTTGAATTCACTCCGACGTGGGTCGTCGCCGGAGTTTGCACCATCATCGTCGCGATTTCTCTCGCCGTGGAGCGTTTGCTGCACCATTTCGGCACTGttctcaagaagaagaagcagaaacCTCTCTTCGAAGCTCTTCAAAAGGTTAAAGAag AGTTGATGCTGTTAGGGTTCATATCATTGTTTCTGACCGTAACGCAAGGACTAATCTCCAAGATCTGTGTGAGAGAGGAAGTGCTAATGCATATGCTTCCATGTTCAAAACAAGAAGCTGAGTTAAGTAAACACAAAAACGTGACGACGACAACAACAGAGCATTTTCAGTCTTTGATCCCTATTGTTGGGACCACTAGGCGTCTACTAGCTGAACATGCTGCGGCTGAAGCTGGTTACTGTAGCCTTAAG gataAAACACCGTTGCTTTCGCTTGAGGCGTTGCACCATCTACACATTTTCATCTTTGTACTCGCCATTTCCCATGTGACATTCTGTGCTCTTACTGTGGTTTTTGGAAGCACCAGG ATCTACCAATGGAAGAAGTGGGAGGATGCGCTTGCAGACGAGAGTTTTGACCCTGAAGCAG CTCTTGTGAAAAAAAGTGTCACTCATGTACACCAACATGCTTTTATTAAAGAGCATTTTCTCGGCATTGGTAAAGATTCAGTCTTCCTTGGATGGACG CAATCATTCTTCAAGCAATTCTATGGATCTGTGACAAAAGCTGATTACGTGACTCTGCGCCTTGGTTTCATTATG ACGCATTGCAAAGGAAACCCAAAGCTTAACTTCCACAAGTACATGATGAGAGCTCTTGAGGATGATTTCAAACATGTTGTTGGTATCAGCTGGTATCTTTGGATTTTCGTCGTCATCTTCTTGCTTCTTAATGTTAACG GATGGCACACATATTTCTGGATAGCATTCATTCCCTTCATT CTGCTTCTTGCTGTGGGAACAAAATTGGAGCATGTGATATCACAGTTAGCTCACGAGGTTGCAGAGAAACATGTAGCAATTGAAGGAGAGTTAGTGGTGAAACCATCAGATGAGCATTTCTGGTTCAGCAAACCTGAGTTTGTTCTCTTCTTGATTCATTTCATCCTCTTCCAGAATGCTTTCGAGATTGCCTTCTTCTTTTGGATTTGG GTTACCTACGGCTTTGATTCATGCATTATGGGACAAGTAAGATACATTGTTCCAAGATTGGTGATTGG AGTCTTCATTCAAGTGCTTTGCAGTTATAGTACACTGCCTCTTTACGCCATTGTCTCTCAG ATGGGAAGTAACTACAAGAAAGCGATATTTGAGGAGAATGTGCAGGTTGGTCTTGTTGGTTGGGCACAGAaagtgaagaacaagagagcCAGTAATGGGAACGAAGGTAGCTCTAATGCTGGTACAACCCCTAGTCCTCCTGGTGCTGGTGCAGGTTTTGCAGGAATTCAACTCAGCAGATTAACAAGAAACAACGCAGGGGAGACGACACAAAATGAGATTACACCTGCTCATGTCAACAACCATTGA